The Flaviramulus sp. BrNp1-15 genome has a window encoding:
- a CDS encoding nitronate monooxygenase family protein, which translates to MITKLLNIKYPIIQAPMFLVSNVAMVKEAMNGGIAGCIPALNYRTLDELRVALKELKAAKPEGGSFGFNLIVNKSNVKYKGQLEVICEEGCDFIITSLGSPEETIKQAHKAGIKVFCDVVDLKFAKKVEDLGADAIIAVNNEAGGHRGNISPEQLIKELSSNCRIPVISAGGVGCKADIDKMISYGADGVSVGSPFIASIEANVTDEYKQACVDYGSEDIVMTERISGTPCTVINTPYVKKIGTKQTWLESVLNKNKKLKKWVKMIRFSIGMNATKNAATKATYKTVWVAGPSIEHTKEILPTKEIIKRLVS; encoded by the coding sequence ATGATCACAAAACTTCTAAATATAAAATATCCGATAATTCAAGCTCCTATGTTTTTGGTTTCAAATGTAGCTATGGTTAAGGAAGCTATGAATGGTGGAATTGCAGGTTGTATACCTGCATTAAATTATAGAACACTAGATGAATTAAGAGTTGCGTTAAAAGAATTGAAAGCTGCAAAACCTGAAGGTGGCTCTTTTGGTTTCAACTTAATTGTAAATAAATCTAATGTAAAGTATAAAGGACAATTAGAAGTGATTTGTGAGGAAGGTTGTGATTTTATAATTACATCTTTAGGAAGTCCTGAAGAAACCATTAAACAAGCTCATAAAGCTGGAATAAAAGTTTTTTGCGATGTAGTAGATTTAAAGTTTGCTAAAAAAGTAGAAGATTTAGGCGCCGATGCTATTATTGCTGTAAATAATGAAGCAGGTGGACATAGAGGAAATATTTCACCTGAACAATTAATAAAAGAATTGAGCTCAAATTGTAGAATACCTGTAATTTCTGCAGGAGGTGTTGGTTGTAAAGCAGATATTGATAAAATGATAAGTTATGGAGCCGATGGTGTATCAGTTGGAAGTCCGTTTATTGCATCAATTGAAGCAAATGTAACCGATGAGTACAAACAAGCTTGTGTTGATTATGGCTCTGAAGACATTGTAATGACAGAGCGTATTTCTGGAACACCATGTACTGTTATAAATACACCTTATGTTAAAAAAATAGGAACAAAGCAAACCTGGTTAGAATCTGTTTTAAATAAAAATAAAAAACTAAAAAAGTGGGTGAAAATGATTCGTTTTTCTATTGGTATGAATGCTACAAAAAATGCAGCTACCAAAGCTACTTATAAAACGGTTTGGGTTGCAGGACCAAGTATTGAGCACACAAAAGAAATTTTACCAACTAAGGAAATAATTAAACGTTTGGTTAGTTAG
- a CDS encoding site-specific integrase, with the protein MKVTLRQRKKNNKISLYLDYYHKGKRKTEYLRLYLTPNPKTKTEREVNKKTKQLAETICAQRQIEIQNGIYGFQDIEKLKGSFITYVTALAEKKNTSSGNYGNWNSMLKHLKKFCPTDVSFQDIDKSFVERFKEYLDKDAIGRAGKQLSQNSKYSYFGKFSAALKQAVKDGILKVNPANGVEYFKQGEPQREFLTLDELQKVVNTECELPILKNAFIFSALTGLRWSDIEKLIWSEIQHSKEMGYYIRFRQKKTKGVETLPISDQARNLLGEKGNPDDKVFDGLHYSAWSNLKLQQWMMKAGITKNITFHCARHTYATLQLTLGTDIYTVSKLLGHKELRTTQIYAKVIDDKKKEAANRIQLDL; encoded by the coding sequence ATGAAAGTAACTTTAAGACAACGCAAGAAGAACAATAAAATTAGTCTGTATTTAGATTACTATCATAAAGGAAAACGTAAAACCGAGTATTTACGCTTATACCTTACACCTAATCCTAAAACTAAAACCGAAAGAGAGGTTAATAAGAAAACCAAGCAATTAGCAGAAACTATTTGTGCGCAAAGACAGATAGAAATACAAAACGGCATCTATGGATTTCAAGACATCGAAAAGCTAAAAGGTAGTTTTATTACTTATGTTACAGCATTAGCAGAAAAGAAAAATACAAGTTCTGGTAACTATGGGAATTGGAACAGTATGCTAAAACATTTAAAAAAGTTTTGTCCAACTGATGTTAGTTTTCAAGATATAGACAAATCATTTGTTGAGCGTTTCAAAGAGTATTTAGATAAAGATGCAATAGGTAGAGCAGGTAAGCAATTGTCTCAAAATTCAAAATATTCATATTTCGGGAAATTTTCAGCAGCATTAAAACAGGCTGTAAAGGATGGTATATTAAAAGTAAATCCTGCAAATGGTGTTGAATACTTTAAACAAGGCGAACCTCAACGAGAATTTTTAACGCTTGATGAATTACAAAAAGTAGTTAATACAGAATGTGAACTGCCTATTTTAAAGAATGCTTTTATTTTTTCAGCTTTAACCGGATTACGTTGGTCAGATATTGAAAAACTAATATGGTCAGAAATCCAGCACTCTAAAGAAATGGGATATTATATCAGATTTAGACAAAAGAAAACTAAAGGTGTTGAAACCTTACCAATATCAGACCAAGCAAGAAATTTATTAGGAGAAAAAGGTAATCCAGATGATAAAGTGTTTGATGGTTTGCATTATAGTGCCTGGTCTAACTTAAAGCTACAACAATGGATGATGAAAGCAGGTATTACTAAAAATATAACCTTCCATTGCGCGCGCCATACCTACGCTACCTTACAATTAACTTTGGGTACAGACATATATACAGTATCAAAATTATTAGGTCATAAAGAATTACGCACTACACAGATATATGCTAAAGTAATTGACGATAAAAAGAAAGAAGCGGCTAACCGTATTCAACTGGATTTATAA
- a CDS encoding DUF2853 family protein — MSKRDELIAKYASDLKDKCGVKPDMDLLTKVTIGCGPSIYNADAATVSSSDESELATVKKNFLIKKLGLKDSSDLDKAIDSVMETYGKSNRNKYRAVVYYLLTKHFKKESVY, encoded by the coding sequence ATGAGTAAAAGAGATGAGCTAATTGCAAAATATGCTTCCGATTTAAAAGACAAATGTGGTGTTAAACCAGACATGGATTTATTAACTAAAGTTACAATTGGTTGTGGTCCATCTATTTATAATGCAGATGCTGCAACAGTTTCAAGTTCAGATGAATCTGAGTTAGCTACTGTAAAAAAGAACTTCCTTATTAAAAAATTAGGTTTAAAAGATAGTTCAGATTTAGATAAAGCTATTGATTCTGTTATGGAAACATATGGTAAATCTAACCGTAATAAGTATAGAGCTGTTGTATATTATTTACTAACAAAGCACTTCAAAAAAGAGTCTGTTTACTAA
- a CDS encoding alpha/beta hydrolase yields the protein MNSAEKEISYTSIKPYNTLNSLTKKTKNVWFVCHGMGYLSRYFIQYFKGLNTDENYIIAPQAPNTYYQGKDFKHVGASWLTRENTKTEIKNILEYFNAILNAENIPEDVNLIVFGYFQGVSVASRFVAKKQMQCSQLVLHSGGIPKELKSDDFKFLKAKVSLIYGDKDEYITKERLEYENTRAKELFGKDVTIINFDGVHEVNTKIINNLV from the coding sequence ATGAATTCTGCCGAAAAAGAAATATCCTATACTTCTATAAAACCCTATAACACACTAAATTCTCTCACAAAAAAAACAAAAAATGTATGGTTTGTATGTCATGGTATGGGCTATTTAAGTCGATATTTTATACAATATTTTAAAGGATTGAATACAGATGAAAACTATATAATTGCACCACAAGCTCCAAACACCTATTACCAAGGAAAAGATTTTAAACATGTTGGCGCAAGTTGGCTTACAAGAGAAAACACAAAAACTGAAATAAAAAATATATTAGAATATTTTAATGCTATTTTAAACGCTGAAAACATTCCTGAAGATGTAAATCTTATTGTTTTTGGGTATTTTCAGGGTGTAAGTGTAGCATCTCGTTTTGTAGCAAAAAAGCAAATGCAATGTTCGCAATTGGTTTTACATTCTGGAGGTATACCAAAAGAATTAAAATCAGATGATTTTAAATTTTTAAAAGCCAAAGTATCTTTAATTTATGGTGATAAAGATGAATACATTACTAAAGAACGTTTAGAATATGAAAACACCCGAGCTAAAGAATTATTTGGTAAAGATGTAACTATTATTAATTTTGATGGAGTACACGAAGTAAATACTAAAATAATAAACAACTTAGTTTAA
- a CDS encoding S1 RNA-binding domain-containing protein, whose translation MIKLGEINTLEILRETDHGVYLIDDEDNEVLLPNRYVPESFKIWDKLEVFVYLDNEERPVATTDMPYIMKGDFALLRCNQVTDYGAFLDWGLVKELFCPFKEQAFKMKPGGWYLVHCYLDEKTDRLVASSKTNRFLDNKVLTVNEFDEVDLIVSHPSDIGMNVIVNKKHSGLIYKDNIFKDISVGDKLKGIVKKIRPGNKLDISLGQIGYRNIEPNAERIMQELQDNSGYLNLTDKSNPEAIKEVLQMSKKNFKKAIGSLYKQRQIEIKPDGIYLVK comes from the coding sequence ATGATAAAATTAGGAGAAATAAATACACTGGAAATACTTCGTGAAACAGATCATGGTGTATATTTAATTGATGATGAAGATAACGAAGTGTTGCTTCCCAATAGATATGTGCCAGAAAGCTTTAAAATTTGGGACAAGCTGGAGGTTTTTGTGTATTTAGATAATGAAGAACGCCCTGTTGCGACTACAGATATGCCTTATATAATGAAAGGCGATTTTGCATTATTACGTTGCAACCAAGTAACTGATTATGGCGCGTTTTTAGATTGGGGATTAGTTAAGGAATTATTTTGTCCGTTTAAAGAACAAGCTTTTAAAATGAAACCTGGCGGTTGGTATTTGGTACATTGTTATTTAGATGAAAAAACCGATAGGTTAGTGGCATCAAGTAAAACCAATAGATTTTTAGATAATAAAGTGCTTACGGTTAATGAGTTTGATGAAGTAGATTTAATCGTGTCTCACCCATCAGATATCGGTATGAATGTTATAGTAAACAAAAAACATTCAGGTTTAATTTATAAAGACAACATTTTTAAAGATATAAGTGTTGGAGATAAGTTAAAAGGAATAGTTAAAAAAATTAGACCAGGTAATAAACTAGATATCTCTTTAGGGCAAATTGGTTATAGAAATATAGAGCCAAACGCAGAACGAATAATGCAAGAACTTCAAGATAATAGTGGATATTTAAATCTTACAGATAAGTCAAATCCAGAAGCTATTAAAGAAGTATTGCAAATGAGTAAGAAAAACTTTAAAAAGGCTATAGGTTCATTATATAAGCAACGTCAAATAGAAATAAAACCAGACGGTATTTATTTAGTTAAATGA
- a CDS encoding chorismate-binding protein gives MTSEDFFERINRQYNNNLPFVIYRKPNDSNVNGLLQSNDNLFFANNFTEKGFVFSPFDELEKTVLIPSKVSESLCVSNVTSSAVETSHYENNVEDEVQKHQHIELVNKGIEAIKNEAFKKVVLSRQETVNLSRTNPISIFKNLLYKYKSAFVYCWYHPKVGLWLGATPETLIKIEGNRFSIMALAGTQDYKGTLDVVWKNKEKQEQQFVTDFIINNLKPSVESYKVSDLETVKAGNLVHLKTIISAQLKPNINLQEVISVLHPTPAVCGLPKESAKEFILKHEEYNREFYTGFLGELNFEKTVAPRSGRRNIENRAYAVTKKSTQLYVNLRCMQIKDKQAIIYVGGGITESSNAESEWQETVSKSLVIKNVL, from the coding sequence ATGACTTCGGAAGATTTTTTTGAACGTATTAATCGTCAATACAACAATAATTTACCTTTTGTAATTTATAGAAAGCCCAACGATTCGAATGTAAATGGTTTGCTTCAAAGTAATGACAACTTATTTTTTGCTAATAATTTTACAGAAAAAGGCTTTGTGTTTTCTCCTTTTGATGAGTTAGAAAAAACAGTTTTAATTCCTAGTAAAGTTTCAGAAAGTTTGTGTGTTTCTAACGTCACGTCGAGCGCAGTCGAGACGTCACATTATGAGAATAATGTGGAAGACGAAGTACAAAAGCATCAGCACATAGAACTTGTAAATAAAGGTATTGAAGCTATTAAAAATGAAGCCTTTAAAAAAGTAGTTCTATCTAGACAAGAAACTGTAAATCTTTCAAGAACTAATCCAATATCAATTTTTAAAAACCTTCTATATAAATATAAATCTGCCTTTGTGTATTGTTGGTATCATCCTAAAGTAGGACTATGGTTAGGAGCAACACCAGAGACCTTAATAAAAATAGAAGGTAATCGATTTTCTATAATGGCATTGGCAGGAACGCAAGATTATAAAGGAACTTTAGATGTGGTTTGGAAAAACAAAGAAAAACAAGAGCAGCAATTTGTTACCGATTTTATAATAAACAACTTAAAACCCTCTGTAGAAAGTTATAAAGTTTCAGATTTAGAAACTGTAAAAGCCGGAAATTTAGTGCATCTAAAAACTATAATTTCGGCACAATTAAAGCCAAATATTAATTTACAAGAAGTTATTAGTGTTTTACATCCAACACCTGCTGTTTGTGGGTTACCAAAGGAATCTGCAAAAGAGTTCATTTTAAAACATGAAGAATACAATCGTGAATTTTATACAGGTTTTTTAGGTGAATTAAATTTTGAAAAAACTGTTGCACCCAGATCTGGAAGGCGAAATATTGAAAACAGAGCATATGCTGTTACAAAAAAAAGTACACAACTGTATGTTAATCTACGCTGTATGCAAATTAAAGATAAACAAGCTATTATTTATGTTGGTGGTGGCATTACAGAAAGCTCTAATGCAGAAAGTGAATGGCAAGAAACGGTTTCAAAATCTTTAGTGATTAAAAATGTTTTGTAA
- a CDS encoding GNAT family N-acetyltransferase: MTAPNLENNRVKLTLLDLSNYKHLTQIAQQEKLVQYSPTKVDTPEDLKDYVQTAVDNYYHKTAIPFIIFDKQKNAHAGCTRYMNINWKNKVLEIGSTWIGREFQGTGLNKNMKFLMLEYAFETLKFDKVAFRADERNIPSRKAIEKIGATLEGILRKDILMLDGFKRNTCCYGILKEEWPDIKTTIFNDLYH, translated from the coding sequence ATGACAGCTCCTAACCTTGAGAATAATCGTGTAAAACTTACACTATTAGATTTAAGCAATTACAAGCATTTAACCCAAATTGCGCAACAAGAAAAATTAGTGCAATATTCGCCAACTAAAGTTGACACACCAGAAGATTTAAAAGATTATGTACAAACAGCTGTAGACAACTACTACCATAAAACCGCTATACCTTTTATAATTTTTGATAAACAAAAAAATGCACATGCTGGTTGTACACGGTACATGAATATAAATTGGAAAAATAAAGTTTTAGAAATAGGTTCTACATGGATTGGTAGAGAATTTCAAGGTACAGGATTAAATAAAAACATGAAATTTTTAATGCTTGAATATGCGTTTGAAACTTTAAAATTTGATAAAGTTGCTTTTCGTGCAGATGAACGCAATATACCTTCTAGAAAAGCCATAGAAAAAATTGGAGCAACACTAGAAGGTATTTTACGAAAAGATATTCTTATGCTTGACGGATTTAAACGCAATACTTGTTGTTACGGCATTTTAAAAGAAGAATGGCCTGATATTAAAACAACTATTTTTAATGATTTATATCACTAA
- a CDS encoding PaaI family thioesterase: MNLTKAEILEKANNSFKNTLMETLNIEMVDYGDDFLVARMPVNSRVYQPDGVLHGGATAALAESVGSFASHIFMDTEKLFVRGTEITANHLKSVREGFVYARATFLHKGRTTQLLDIRVTDEADNLISICKLSTISLPKK; the protein is encoded by the coding sequence ATGAACTTAACTAAAGCTGAAATATTAGAAAAAGCTAATAATTCTTTCAAAAACACCTTAATGGAAACCTTAAATATTGAGATGGTTGATTATGGTGATGATTTTTTGGTTGCCAGAATGCCAGTAAACTCAAGGGTTTACCAACCAGATGGTGTTTTACACGGTGGAGCTACAGCTGCTTTAGCAGAAAGTGTGGGTAGTTTTGCGTCTCATATTTTTATGGATACCGAGAAGCTTTTTGTTAGAGGTACAGAAATTACAGCTAATCATTTAAAAAGTGTTAGAGAAGGCTTTGTTTATGCCAGAGCTACATTTTTGCACAAAGGAAGAACAACACAATTATTAGATATTAGAGTGACAGATGAAGCAGATAATTTAATCTCTATTTGTAAATTATCTACCATATCATTACCTAAAAAATAA
- the menD gene encoding 2-succinyl-5-enolpyruvyl-6-hydroxy-3-cyclohexene-1-carboxylic-acid synthase, which translates to MTYPKIPLAQTVVQLCKAKNIKHIIISPGSRNAPLTIGFTNDSYFKCYSIVDERAAAFFALGIAQQLQEPTAVLCTSGSALLNYYPAVAEAFYSNIPLVILSADRPKHLIGIGDGQTIHQKNVFENHILFSANLKLDLKDEKNVPEQEELPILKNLENKFERLLGLQKDIQIYNEESINSTINISILKKGPVHINIPLDEPLYETVDKLSVSPKAIDAIIKPSKIEDHIIQSCLEDWNNATRKMILVGVNNPNEIDNKWLDELAEDDSVIVFTETTSNLHHPSFFPSIDQIIAPLSSDEQKQLQPDILITLGGLIVSKKIKQLLRKYKPKQHWHIDSKMANDTFFCLNNHIETTPNQFFEAFLPKVTHYVKSNYKTIWTNTKNTRLKKHKDYLEVIPYSDFTVFNEILKAIPNTYILQVSNSSAIRYTQLFEINKSLEVYCNRGTSGIDGSTSTAVGCAVANTKPTVFITGDLSFLYDSNALWNNYIPKSFRVIVVNNQGGGIFRILPGHKNTENFNTYFETNHNHTAEHLCNMYGFKYESVSNKEDLKASLKSFYTEEDKPKLLEIFTPKNINDEVLLNYFEFIK; encoded by the coding sequence ATGACATACCCAAAAATTCCGTTAGCACAAACCGTTGTTCAGCTTTGCAAAGCAAAAAACATAAAACATATTATAATTTCTCCAGGTAGCAGAAATGCACCTTTAACTATAGGATTTACAAACGATTCTTATTTTAAGTGTTACAGTATTGTAGATGAGCGTGCTGCAGCGTTTTTCGCTTTAGGTATTGCTCAACAATTACAAGAGCCAACCGCTGTACTTTGTACTTCGGGTAGTGCACTTTTAAATTATTATCCGGCTGTTGCCGAGGCGTTTTATAGCAATATTCCATTGGTAATTTTATCGGCAGATAGACCCAAACATCTTATAGGAATAGGAGATGGGCAAACCATTCACCAAAAAAATGTTTTTGAAAATCATATTTTATTTTCAGCAAACTTGAAACTGGATTTAAAAGATGAAAAAAATGTTCCTGAGCAAGAAGAACTGCCTATTTTAAAGAATTTAGAGAATAAGTTTGAACGCTTACTAGGTTTACAAAAAGATATTCAAATTTATAATGAAGAGTCAATAAATTCAACAATAAACATTTCAATTTTAAAGAAAGGACCTGTACATATAAATATTCCTTTAGATGAACCGCTTTATGAAACTGTAGATAAATTGAGTGTATCTCCAAAGGCAATAGATGCAATTATTAAACCTTCAAAAATTGAAGATCATATTATACAATCCTGTTTAGAAGATTGGAATAATGCTACAAGAAAAATGATTTTAGTTGGGGTAAATAATCCAAACGAAATTGATAATAAATGGCTTGATGAACTTGCCGAAGATGACAGTGTAATTGTATTTACAGAAACAACTTCTAATCTTCATCACCCTAGTTTTTTTCCTAGTATAGACCAGATTATCGCACCTTTATCTTCAGATGAACAAAAACAATTACAACCTGATATACTAATCACCTTGGGTGGATTAATTGTTTCAAAAAAAATTAAACAATTACTAAGAAAATATAAACCCAAACAGCATTGGCATATAGATAGCAAAATGGCAAACGATACGTTTTTCTGTCTAAATAATCATATTGAAACTACTCCAAACCAGTTTTTTGAAGCTTTTTTACCAAAGGTGACACACTATGTTAAAAGCAATTATAAAACAATTTGGACAAACACTAAAAACACACGATTAAAAAAGCACAAAGACTATTTAGAGGTAATTCCGTATTCAGATTTTACAGTTTTTAATGAAATTTTAAAAGCTATACCCAATACTTATATTTTACAAGTAAGCAATAGTTCTGCAATTCGTTACACACAGTTATTTGAAATTAATAAATCGTTAGAAGTTTATTGTAATAGAGGAACAAGTGGTATTGATGGCAGTACATCTACAGCAGTTGGGTGTGCCGTAGCAAACACAAAACCTACTGTATTTATAACAGGAGATTTAAGTTTTTTATACGATAGCAATGCACTTTGGAATAACTATATTCCAAAAAGCTTCAGAGTTATTGTTGTGAATAATCAAGGAGGTGGTATTTTTAGAATTTTACCTGGACATAAAAACACTGAAAATTTCAATACTTACTTTGAAACTAATCACAATCATACAGCAGAACATTTATGTAACATGTATGGATTTAAGTACGAAAGTGTATCAAATAAAGAGGATTTGAAAGCGTCATTAAAATCATTTTATACTGAAGAAGATAAACCCAAATTATTAGAAATTTTTACACCTAAAAACATAAATGATGAAGTCCTTTTAAATTATTTTGAATTTATAAAGTAA
- a CDS encoding nicotinate-nucleotide adenylyltransferase, whose protein sequence is MKKLILGLLIFGLTTQVYSQNIETEELEETVISINYKYLNAVDSLSTPIAVKRLEEKVINYDSSELAELYVDKNDTYSVSFYIPEGKIVAAYDIDGKIVRTIEKYNNIKLPLVVTQAITKRFPNWGIIEDVYLIKFHCDEDHLKQVYKVKLKNEDEIMTVKTNEKGEFI, encoded by the coding sequence ATGAAAAAACTAATTTTAGGTTTATTAATTTTTGGATTAACCACCCAAGTCTATTCGCAAAATATTGAAACAGAAGAACTGGAAGAAACAGTTATATCTATTAATTACAAATACCTAAATGCAGTTGATTCTTTATCTACTCCTATTGCAGTAAAACGATTAGAAGAAAAAGTAATAAACTACGATAGCTCAGAATTAGCTGAACTATATGTTGACAAAAATGATACTTATAGTGTATCATTTTATATTCCTGAAGGAAAAATTGTAGCTGCTTATGATATAGATGGAAAAATTGTAAGAACTATTGAAAAATATAATAATATAAAATTACCATTAGTTGTAACACAAGCTATAACAAAACGTTTTCCAAATTGGGGAATTATTGAAGATGTATACCTTATTAAATTCCATTGTGATGAAGATCATTTAAAACAAGTATATAAAGTAAAACTTAAAAATGAAGATGAAATCATGACTGTTAAAACTAACGAAAAAGGGGAATTTATATAA
- the mnmE gene encoding tRNA uridine-5-carboxymethylaminomethyl(34) synthesis GTPase MnmE, with translation MINQDTIVALATPSGAGAIAVIRLSGKEAISFADSCFKSVKSKKSLKNQKTHTIHLGHIVDGNRTIDEVLVSVFKNPNSYTGEDVVEISCHGSNYIQQEIIQLFLRQGCRMASAGEFTLRAFLNGKLDLSQAEAVADLIASDNEASHQIAMQQMRGGFSSEIAKLREELLNFASLIELELDFAEEDVEFADRTQFKELIERIRFVLKRLIDSFAVGNVIKNGIPVAIVGEPNVGKSTLLNALLNEERAIVSEIAGTTRDTIEDEISIGGIGFRFIDTAGIRETEDVVESIGIKKTFEKIEQAQVVIYLFDSTKFESQCNLFKVELEKIKNKYPLKPLIILANKVDKIDDTQLAKMQEEITDIKFLSAKTGFGVEQLTSTLLNLINTGALRNNETIVTNSRHYDALLKAFEEIDKVKEGLETGLSGDLLAIDIRQALYHFGEITGEITSDDLLGNIFANFCIGK, from the coding sequence ATGATAAATCAAGATACCATAGTCGCTTTAGCAACACCTTCTGGCGCTGGTGCAATTGCTGTTATACGTTTATCAGGTAAAGAAGCTATTTCTTTTGCAGATAGTTGTTTTAAATCGGTAAAAAGTAAAAAGTCATTAAAAAATCAAAAAACTCATACTATTCATTTAGGTCATATAGTTGATGGTAATAGAACAATTGACGAAGTTTTAGTATCCGTTTTTAAAAATCCAAACTCATATACTGGAGAAGATGTAGTTGAAATATCTTGTCATGGTTCAAATTACATTCAACAAGAAATCATTCAATTATTTCTGCGACAAGGATGTAGAATGGCATCTGCAGGAGAGTTTACCTTGCGAGCCTTTTTAAATGGAAAGTTAGATTTAAGTCAAGCTGAAGCAGTAGCCGATTTAATTGCAAGTGATAATGAAGCTTCTCACCAAATAGCAATGCAACAAATGCGTGGTGGTTTTTCTTCAGAAATTGCTAAACTTCGTGAAGAACTTTTAAATTTTGCATCTTTAATAGAATTAGAGCTAGATTTTGCAGAAGAAGATGTAGAATTTGCAGACAGAACTCAATTTAAAGAATTAATTGAACGTATTCGTTTTGTTTTAAAGCGATTAATTGATTCGTTTGCAGTAGGAAATGTGATTAAAAACGGAATTCCTGTTGCAATAGTAGGAGAGCCTAACGTAGGTAAATCTACACTTTTAAACGCACTCTTAAATGAAGAACGCGCCATTGTAAGTGAGATAGCAGGAACAACCAGAGATACTATTGAAGATGAAATTTCAATAGGAGGTATAGGGTTTAGGTTTATTGATACTGCTGGTATTCGTGAAACGGAAGATGTTGTAGAGAGTATTGGAATTAAAAAAACCTTTGAGAAAATTGAACAAGCCCAAGTTGTAATTTATTTATTTGATAGTACTAAGTTTGAATCACAATGCAATTTATTTAAAGTAGAACTTGAAAAAATAAAAAATAAATACCCTTTAAAACCACTTATAATTCTTGCTAATAAAGTTGATAAAATTGATGATACTCAACTTGCCAAAATGCAAGAGGAAATTACAGATATTAAGTTTTTATCAGCTAAAACAGGTTTTGGAGTAGAGCAATTAACCAGTACATTATTGAATTTAATAAACACTGGGGCGTTACGAAATAATGAAACCATTGTAACAAATTCTAGACATTATGATGCTTTATTAAAAGCTTTTGAAGAAATAGATAAAGTTAAAGAAGGTCTAGAAACAGGTTTGTCTGGAGATTTATTAGCAATAGACATTCGTCAGGCTCTATATCATTTTGGTGAAATTACTGGAGAAATCACAAGCGACGATTTATTAGGGAATATTTTCGCTAATTTCTGTATCGGGAAGTAA
- a CDS encoding helix-turn-helix domain-containing protein — MPKSVGDKIGEMMHHIAPRCTITLHKAPFMSSNLYIPKTCKHCGNAFTARTTVTKYCGDTCAKKAYKARKRKEKIQATLTKDMRQQKEAVQVSNPNAVNNKDFLSVTEASQLIGVSRWTIQRMIQQGRLKAVPFGRKRIVARWQIENLFN; from the coding sequence TTGCCCAAATCTGTTGGCGATAAGATTGGCGAAATGATGCACCATATTGCCCCACGTTGCACCATAACGCTACATAAAGCACCATTTATGAGCAGTAATTTATACATCCCAAAAACCTGTAAGCATTGCGGTAATGCTTTTACCGCACGTACAACAGTAACTAAATACTGTGGTGATACTTGCGCTAAAAAAGCTTATAAGGCACGTAAGCGTAAAGAAAAAATTCAAGCTACTCTTACAAAGGATATGCGGCAACAAAAAGAAGCTGTTCAAGTTTCCAATCCAAATGCAGTAAACAATAAAGATTTTTTAAGTGTTACAGAAGCTTCTCAATTAATTGGTGTAAGTAGATGGACCATTCAAAGAATGATACAACAAGGACGTTTAAAAGCAGTTCCTTTTGGTAGAAAACGCATTGTTGCCAGATGGCAAATAGAAAACTTATTTAACTAA